From the genome of Ananas comosus cultivar F153 linkage group 18, ASM154086v1, whole genome shotgun sequence, one region includes:
- the LOC109724068 gene encoding nuclear poly(A) polymerase 3 isoform X2, with the protein MAYAHHPNHRRIVVPARQSLIEPGTLTLPAPPPPPPPPPPLPLPPIVYVQVPFSALGNPSNRYHAPFPANPTVAVPGPVLLRYDPAFLIQMDDERTRSLLRFMANEGLEPSPEEEMKRKEVINQLKKIVLHWIKKVAWQHGLPKELIRSTSATILAYGSYGLGVHGPESDIDALCIGPHFASLEEDFFVVLREMFERMPEVTDIHCVKNAKVPLMRFKFNGISVDFPYAQLQVVSVSENFQALLCCIKLWAKRRGVYCHLFGFFGGIHWAILAAYICEKHPNASVNTLLTVFFETFSQWQWPKPVILQDRSIPYRDPDGRSLMPIMMPCSPFEFCNSNVTRSTFNKIRTELLHGYVLTRNPGRVDFEWNCLFEVYPYATHYAYFLRIFLAAPTVDELSDWVGWVKSRIRSLLLKLESMQIHCDPNPTEYVDHNIAEPNTVFYWGLSIKRGTFININSVKEDFMRSLNNEHYSEERVSRYKLKLSLVDSFRLPKSMRSVSGGCKACQRIFDPIQWRKPMYSQCWPHYLVGYAATDREYQDAVG; encoded by the exons ATGGCATATGCGCACCACCCGAATCATCGAAGGATCGTCGTCCCCGCGCGGCAGTCCCTGATCGAGCccggaaccctaaccctacccgctcctcctcctccgccgccgccgccgccgccgctgccgctgccgccgatCGTCTATGTCCAGGTCCCCTTCTCCGCCCTCGGAAACCCTAGCAATCGGTATCATGCGCCGTTCCCGGCGAATCCGACGGTGGCCGTCCCCGGTCCCGTGTTGTTGCGCTACGATCCCGCGTTTTTGATCCAAATGGATGACGAGAGGACTCGATCGCTGCTTCGG TTTATGGCTAATGAGGGTCTCGAACCTTCTccggaggaggagatgaagaggaAAGAAGTTATCAATCAGCTTAAAAAG ATAGTTTTGCACTGGATCAAAAAGGTTGCATGGCAGCATGGTCTTCCCAAGGAATTGATTCGTAGTACAAGTGCGACAATTTTGGCGTATGGTTCATATGGCCTAGGA gtTCATGGACCTGAATCTGATATTGATGCACTATGTATTGGGCCTCACTTTGCGTCGCTAGAA GAGgacttttttgttgttttgcgAGAGATGTTTGAGAGGATGCCAGAAGTAACAGATATTCACTGTGTCAAGAATGCTAAAGTTCCGTTAATGCGCTTCAAATTCAATGGAATTTCAGTTGATTTTCCCTATGCCCAACTTCAAGTTGTCTCTGTTTCTGAG AATTTTCAGGCTTTGTTATGTTGCATTAAACTATGGGCAAAAAGACGTGGAGTTTATTGTCAT TTATTTGGCTTCTTCGGTGGGATTCATTGGGCGATACTTGCAGCTTACATTTGTGAAAAGCACCCTAATGCAAGTGTTAATACTCTCTTGACTGTTTTCTTTGAGACCTTTTCTCAGTGGCAGTGGCCCAAGCCAGTAATTCTCCAAGATCGATCAATTCCATACAGAGATCCTGATGGCCGCTCTCTTATGCCTATTATGATGCCTTGTAGTCCTTTTGAATTTTGCAATTCCAATGTCACGAGAAGCACCTTTAACAAAATTAGGACCGAATTGCTGCATGGTTATGTTTTGACAAGG AATCCCGGAAGGGTGGATTTTGAGTGGAATTGTCTGTTCGAAGTGTATCCTTATGCAACACATTATGCTTATTTCCTTCGGATTTTCCTTGCTGCTCCTACTGTTGACGAATTAAGCGATTGGGTTGGATGGGTGAAATCACGCATTCGCAGTCTTCTTCTCAAG TTAGAGAGCATGCAGATACACTGCGACCCgaacccaaccgagtatgtgGATCATAACATCGCTGAGCCTAACACTGTGTTTTACTGGGGGCTATCTATCAAAAGAGGCACCTTCATCAACATCAATTCAGTCAAAGAGGACTTCATGAGAAGTCTCAACAACGAACATTACAGCGAGGAAAGAGTCAGCCGCTATAAGCTGAAATTGTCGCTTGTTGACTCCTTCCGGCTTCCCAAAAGCATGCGATCTGTATCGGGTGGGTGCAAAGCTTGCCAGAGAATATTTGATCCAATTCAATGGAGAAAACCTATGTACTCGCAGTGTTGGCCGCACTACCTTGTTGGTTACGCAGCAACAGATAGAGAATATCAGGATGCTGTTGGGTGA
- the LOC109724068 gene encoding nuclear poly(A) polymerase 3 isoform X1: MAYAHHPNHRRIVVPARQSLIEPGTLTLPAPPPPPPPPPPLPLPPIVYVQVPFSALGNPSNRYHAPFPANPTVAVPGPVLLRYDPAFLIQMDDERTRSLLRFMANEGLEPSPEEEMKRKEVINQLKKIVLHWIKKVAWQHGLPKELIRSTSATILAYGSYGLGVHGPESDIDALCIGPHFASLEEDFFVVLREMFERMPEVTDIHCVKNAKVPLMRFKFNGISVDFPYAQLQVVSVSENINIFDPLLPTKVDEPSWRSLSGVRANTRILQLVPHLKNFQALLCCIKLWAKRRGVYCHLFGFFGGIHWAILAAYICEKHPNASVNTLLTVFFETFSQWQWPKPVILQDRSIPYRDPDGRSLMPIMMPCSPFEFCNSNVTRSTFNKIRTELLHGYVLTRNPGRVDFEWNCLFEVYPYATHYAYFLRIFLAAPTVDELSDWVGWVKSRIRSLLLKLESMQIHCDPNPTEYVDHNIAEPNTVFYWGLSIKRGTFININSVKEDFMRSLNNEHYSEERVSRYKLKLSLVDSFRLPKSMRSVSGGCKACQRIFDPIQWRKPMYSQCWPHYLVGYAATDREYQDAVG; encoded by the exons ATGGCATATGCGCACCACCCGAATCATCGAAGGATCGTCGTCCCCGCGCGGCAGTCCCTGATCGAGCccggaaccctaaccctacccgctcctcctcctccgccgccgccgccgccgccgctgccgctgccgccgatCGTCTATGTCCAGGTCCCCTTCTCCGCCCTCGGAAACCCTAGCAATCGGTATCATGCGCCGTTCCCGGCGAATCCGACGGTGGCCGTCCCCGGTCCCGTGTTGTTGCGCTACGATCCCGCGTTTTTGATCCAAATGGATGACGAGAGGACTCGATCGCTGCTTCGG TTTATGGCTAATGAGGGTCTCGAACCTTCTccggaggaggagatgaagaggaAAGAAGTTATCAATCAGCTTAAAAAG ATAGTTTTGCACTGGATCAAAAAGGTTGCATGGCAGCATGGTCTTCCCAAGGAATTGATTCGTAGTACAAGTGCGACAATTTTGGCGTATGGTTCATATGGCCTAGGA gtTCATGGACCTGAATCTGATATTGATGCACTATGTATTGGGCCTCACTTTGCGTCGCTAGAA GAGgacttttttgttgttttgcgAGAGATGTTTGAGAGGATGCCAGAAGTAACAGATATTCACTGTGTCAAGAATGCTAAAGTTCCGTTAATGCGCTTCAAATTCAATGGAATTTCAGTTGATTTTCCCTATGCCCAACTTCAAGTTGTCTCTGTTTCTGAG AACATAAATATATTTGACCCCCTTTTACCAACAAAAGTTGATGAGCCTAGCTGGAGAAGTCTGTCTGGAGTGCGTGCCAACACTCGGATTCTTCAATTAGTGCCTCATTTAAAG AATTTTCAGGCTTTGTTATGTTGCATTAAACTATGGGCAAAAAGACGTGGAGTTTATTGTCAT TTATTTGGCTTCTTCGGTGGGATTCATTGGGCGATACTTGCAGCTTACATTTGTGAAAAGCACCCTAATGCAAGTGTTAATACTCTCTTGACTGTTTTCTTTGAGACCTTTTCTCAGTGGCAGTGGCCCAAGCCAGTAATTCTCCAAGATCGATCAATTCCATACAGAGATCCTGATGGCCGCTCTCTTATGCCTATTATGATGCCTTGTAGTCCTTTTGAATTTTGCAATTCCAATGTCACGAGAAGCACCTTTAACAAAATTAGGACCGAATTGCTGCATGGTTATGTTTTGACAAGG AATCCCGGAAGGGTGGATTTTGAGTGGAATTGTCTGTTCGAAGTGTATCCTTATGCAACACATTATGCTTATTTCCTTCGGATTTTCCTTGCTGCTCCTACTGTTGACGAATTAAGCGATTGGGTTGGATGGGTGAAATCACGCATTCGCAGTCTTCTTCTCAAG TTAGAGAGCATGCAGATACACTGCGACCCgaacccaaccgagtatgtgGATCATAACATCGCTGAGCCTAACACTGTGTTTTACTGGGGGCTATCTATCAAAAGAGGCACCTTCATCAACATCAATTCAGTCAAAGAGGACTTCATGAGAAGTCTCAACAACGAACATTACAGCGAGGAAAGAGTCAGCCGCTATAAGCTGAAATTGTCGCTTGTTGACTCCTTCCGGCTTCCCAAAAGCATGCGATCTGTATCGGGTGGGTGCAAAGCTTGCCAGAGAATATTTGATCCAATTCAATGGAGAAAACCTATGTACTCGCAGTGTTGGCCGCACTACCTTGTTGGTTACGCAGCAACAGATAGAGAATATCAGGATGCTGTTGGGTGA
- the LOC109724440 gene encoding probable pre-mRNA-splicing factor ATP-dependent RNA helicase DEAH2 isoform X4, translating into MERKRKVSLFDVVDETSVSAKLARSSNGSAAPAAPGAVVNPAINRWTGRPYSARYFEILEKRRTLPVWHQKEEFLQVLRANQTLILVGETGSGKTTQIPQFVLEADDLGKRPVVACTQPRRVAAMSVSRRVAEEMDVTIGEEVGYSIRFEDCSSHKTILKYLTDGMLLREAMADPLLERYKVIILDEAHERTLATDVLFGLLKEVLKNRPDLKLVVMSATLEAEKFQGYFSGAPLMKVPGRLHPVEIFYTQDPERDYMEAAIRTVVQIHMCEPPGDILVFLTGEEEIEDACRKITKEVNNMGDQVGPVKVVPLYSTLPPAMQQKIFEPAPAPLKEDGPAGRKIVVSTNIAETSLTIDGIVYVIDPGFSKQKVYNPRIRVESLLVSPISKASAHQRSGRAGRTQPGKCFRLYTEKSFHNDLQPQTYPEILRSNLANTVLTLKKLGIDDLVHFDFMDPPAPETLMRALEVLNYLGALDDDGNLTKLGEIMSEFPLDPQMSKMLVVSPEFNCSNEILSISAMLSVILSQSKWCSSSPLYAIC; encoded by the exons ATGGAGCGGAAGCGGAAGGTGAGCCTCTTCGACGTCGTCGACGAGACCTCCGTCTCGGCGAAGCTCGCGAGGTCCAGCAATGGCTCCGCTGCCCCCGCTGCCCCCGGTGCCGTGGTGAACCCGGCGATCAATAGGTGGACCGGGCGCCCGTACTCTGCGAGGTACTTCGAGATCCTGGAGAAGAGGAGGACGCTCCCCGTGTGGCACCAGAAGGAGGAGTTCTTGCAGGTTCTCAGGGCGAATCAAACGCTTATCCTGGTTGGAGAGACGGGTAGCGGGAAGACCACTCAG ATTCCTCAATTTGTTCTGGAAGCTGATGACTTGGGTAAGCGTCCGGTTGTTGCTTGCACCCAACCTCGTAGAGTTGCTGCCATGTCTGTTTCTCGTCGAGTGGCAGAGGAGATGGATGTGACAATCGGAGAGGAAGTCGGTTATAGCATTCGGTTTGAAGATTGTAGTAGTCATAAAACTATTCTCAA GTACCTAACCGATGGTATGCTTTTGAGAGAAGCGATGGCTGATCCACTTCTCGAGAGATATAAGGTGATAATTCTTGATGAAGCCCATGAGCGAACTTTGGCAACAGATGTTCTGTTTGGGCTTCTGAAAGAAGTTCTGAAGAACAGGCCCGACCTTAAACTTGTTGTGATGAGTGCAACACTAGAAGCTGAGAAATTTCAAGGTTACTTCAGTGGCGCACCATTAATGAAAGTGCCTGGACGCCTGCATcctgttgaaattttttatacacaGGATCCTGAAAGAGATTATATGGAAGCTGCCATCAGAACAGTTGTGCAGATACACATGTGCGAGCCTCCAGGTGACATACTAGTGTTCCTTACTGGAGAGGAGGAGATTGAAGATGCATGCCGTAAAATTACGAAGGAAGTAAATAATATGGGTGATCAGGTTGGTCCTGTGAAAGTTGTGCCTCTTTATTCTACATTACCCCCAGCAATGCAGCAGAAAATTTTTGAGCCCGCCCCGGCGCCGCTTAAAGAGGATGGCCCCGCTGGAAGGAAAATAGTCGTCTCCACTAACATCGCAGAAACTTCTCTGACCATTGATGGTATAGTTTATGTCATTGATCCTGGATTTTCAAAACAGAAGGTTTATAACCCACGGATACGTGTAGAGTCTTTACTAGTCTCTCCAATATCCAAGGCAAGTGCTCATCAAAGATCTGGTCGTGCTGGTAGAACGCAGCCAGGAAAGTGCTTCCGACTTTACACAGAGAAGAGTTTCCACAATGACTTACAACCACAGACTTACCCAGAGATTCTGCGTTCTAATCTTGCAAATACGGTTCTTACCTTGAAGAAGCTTGGGATTGATGATCTAGTCCATTTTGACTTCATGGACCCTCCTGCACCTGAGACTTTGATGCGAGCTTTAGAGGTTTTGAACTACTTGGGTGCCCTGGATGATGATGGTAATTTGACAAAATTAGGTGAAATCATGAGCGAGTTTCCGTTGGATCCTCAGATGTCGAAGATGCTTGTTGTTAGTCCAGAATTTAACTGTTCTAATGAGATCCTCTCGATATCTGCCATGCTTTCAG TTATTCTCTCTCAAAGCAAATGGTGTTCGTCTTCGCCTCTCTATGCAATCTGCTGA
- the LOC109724440 gene encoding probable pre-mRNA-splicing factor ATP-dependent RNA helicase DEAH2 isoform X3 has product MERKRKVSLFDVVDETSVSAKLARSSNGSAAPAAPGAVVNPAINRWTGRPYSARYFEILEKRRTLPVWHQKEEFLQVLRANQTLILVGETGSGKTTQIPQFVLEADDLGKRPVVACTQPRRVAAMSVSRRVAEEMDVTIGEEVGYSIRFEDCSSHKTILKYLTDGMLLREAMADPLLERYKVIILDEAHERTLATDVLFGLLKEVLKNRPDLKLVVMSATLEAEKFQGYFSGAPLMKVPGRLHPVEIFYTQDPERDYMEAAIRTVVQIHMCEPPGDILVFLTGEEEIEDACRKITKEVNNMGDQVGPVKVVPLYSTLPPAMQQKIFEPAPAPLKEDGPAGRKIVVSTNIAETSLTIDGIVYVIDPGFSKQKVYNPRIRVESLLVSPISKASAHQRSGRAGRTQPGKCFRLYTEKSFHNDLQPQTYPEILRSNLANTVLTLKKLGIDDLVHFDFMDPPAPETLMRALEVLNYLGALDDDGNLTKLGEIMSEFPLDPQMSKMLVVSPEFNCSNEILSISAMLSVLSVILSQSKWCSSSPLYAIC; this is encoded by the exons ATGGAGCGGAAGCGGAAGGTGAGCCTCTTCGACGTCGTCGACGAGACCTCCGTCTCGGCGAAGCTCGCGAGGTCCAGCAATGGCTCCGCTGCCCCCGCTGCCCCCGGTGCCGTGGTGAACCCGGCGATCAATAGGTGGACCGGGCGCCCGTACTCTGCGAGGTACTTCGAGATCCTGGAGAAGAGGAGGACGCTCCCCGTGTGGCACCAGAAGGAGGAGTTCTTGCAGGTTCTCAGGGCGAATCAAACGCTTATCCTGGTTGGAGAGACGGGTAGCGGGAAGACCACTCAG ATTCCTCAATTTGTTCTGGAAGCTGATGACTTGGGTAAGCGTCCGGTTGTTGCTTGCACCCAACCTCGTAGAGTTGCTGCCATGTCTGTTTCTCGTCGAGTGGCAGAGGAGATGGATGTGACAATCGGAGAGGAAGTCGGTTATAGCATTCGGTTTGAAGATTGTAGTAGTCATAAAACTATTCTCAA GTACCTAACCGATGGTATGCTTTTGAGAGAAGCGATGGCTGATCCACTTCTCGAGAGATATAAGGTGATAATTCTTGATGAAGCCCATGAGCGAACTTTGGCAACAGATGTTCTGTTTGGGCTTCTGAAAGAAGTTCTGAAGAACAGGCCCGACCTTAAACTTGTTGTGATGAGTGCAACACTAGAAGCTGAGAAATTTCAAGGTTACTTCAGTGGCGCACCATTAATGAAAGTGCCTGGACGCCTGCATcctgttgaaattttttatacacaGGATCCTGAAAGAGATTATATGGAAGCTGCCATCAGAACAGTTGTGCAGATACACATGTGCGAGCCTCCAGGTGACATACTAGTGTTCCTTACTGGAGAGGAGGAGATTGAAGATGCATGCCGTAAAATTACGAAGGAAGTAAATAATATGGGTGATCAGGTTGGTCCTGTGAAAGTTGTGCCTCTTTATTCTACATTACCCCCAGCAATGCAGCAGAAAATTTTTGAGCCCGCCCCGGCGCCGCTTAAAGAGGATGGCCCCGCTGGAAGGAAAATAGTCGTCTCCACTAACATCGCAGAAACTTCTCTGACCATTGATGGTATAGTTTATGTCATTGATCCTGGATTTTCAAAACAGAAGGTTTATAACCCACGGATACGTGTAGAGTCTTTACTAGTCTCTCCAATATCCAAGGCAAGTGCTCATCAAAGATCTGGTCGTGCTGGTAGAACGCAGCCAGGAAAGTGCTTCCGACTTTACACAGAGAAGAGTTTCCACAATGACTTACAACCACAGACTTACCCAGAGATTCTGCGTTCTAATCTTGCAAATACGGTTCTTACCTTGAAGAAGCTTGGGATTGATGATCTAGTCCATTTTGACTTCATGGACCCTCCTGCACCTGAGACTTTGATGCGAGCTTTAGAGGTTTTGAACTACTTGGGTGCCCTGGATGATGATGGTAATTTGACAAAATTAGGTGAAATCATGAGCGAGTTTCCGTTGGATCCTCAGATGTCGAAGATGCTTGTTGTTAGTCCAGAATTTAACTGTTCTAATGAGATCCTCTCGATATCTGCCATGCTTTCAG ttttgtcAGTTATTCTCTCTCAAAGCAAATGGTGTTCGTCTTCGCCTCTCTATGCAATCTGCTGA
- the LOC109724440 gene encoding probable pre-mRNA-splicing factor ATP-dependent RNA helicase DEAH2 isoform X1, with translation MERKRKVSLFDVVDETSVSAKLARSSNGSAAPAAPGAVVNPAINRWTGRPYSARYFEILEKRRTLPVWHQKEEFLQVLRANQTLILVGETGSGKTTQIPQFVLEADDLGKRPVVACTQPRRVAAMSVSRRVAEEMDVTIGEEVGYSIRFEDCSSHKTILKYLTDGMLLREAMADPLLERYKVIILDEAHERTLATDVLFGLLKEVLKNRPDLKLVVMSATLEAEKFQGYFSGAPLMKVPGRLHPVEIFYTQDPERDYMEAAIRTVVQIHMCEPPGDILVFLTGEEEIEDACRKITKEVNNMGDQVGPVKVVPLYSTLPPAMQQKIFEPAPAPLKEDGPAGRKIVVSTNIAETSLTIDGIVYVIDPGFSKQKVYNPRIRVESLLVSPISKASAHQRSGRAGRTQPGKCFRLYTEKSFHNDLQPQTYPEILRSNLANTVLTLKKLGIDDLVHFDFMDPPAPETLMRALEVLNYLGALDDDGNLTKLGEIMSEFPLDPQMSKMLVVSPEFNCSNEILSISAMLSVPNCFLRPREAQKAADEAKARFGHIDGDHLTLLNVYHAYKQNNEDPQWCYENFVNHRALKAADNVRQQLVRIMARFNLKLCSTDFNSRDYYVNIRKALLAGYFMQVAHLERTGHYLTVKDNQVVHLHPSNCMGHKPEWVIYNEYVLTSRNFIRTVTDVRGEWLIDIAEQYYDLSNFPSCEAKRVLERLYNKRDKEKAEKAESKNKK, from the exons ATGGAGCGGAAGCGGAAGGTGAGCCTCTTCGACGTCGTCGACGAGACCTCCGTCTCGGCGAAGCTCGCGAGGTCCAGCAATGGCTCCGCTGCCCCCGCTGCCCCCGGTGCCGTGGTGAACCCGGCGATCAATAGGTGGACCGGGCGCCCGTACTCTGCGAGGTACTTCGAGATCCTGGAGAAGAGGAGGACGCTCCCCGTGTGGCACCAGAAGGAGGAGTTCTTGCAGGTTCTCAGGGCGAATCAAACGCTTATCCTGGTTGGAGAGACGGGTAGCGGGAAGACCACTCAG ATTCCTCAATTTGTTCTGGAAGCTGATGACTTGGGTAAGCGTCCGGTTGTTGCTTGCACCCAACCTCGTAGAGTTGCTGCCATGTCTGTTTCTCGTCGAGTGGCAGAGGAGATGGATGTGACAATCGGAGAGGAAGTCGGTTATAGCATTCGGTTTGAAGATTGTAGTAGTCATAAAACTATTCTCAA GTACCTAACCGATGGTATGCTTTTGAGAGAAGCGATGGCTGATCCACTTCTCGAGAGATATAAGGTGATAATTCTTGATGAAGCCCATGAGCGAACTTTGGCAACAGATGTTCTGTTTGGGCTTCTGAAAGAAGTTCTGAAGAACAGGCCCGACCTTAAACTTGTTGTGATGAGTGCAACACTAGAAGCTGAGAAATTTCAAGGTTACTTCAGTGGCGCACCATTAATGAAAGTGCCTGGACGCCTGCATcctgttgaaattttttatacacaGGATCCTGAAAGAGATTATATGGAAGCTGCCATCAGAACAGTTGTGCAGATACACATGTGCGAGCCTCCAGGTGACATACTAGTGTTCCTTACTGGAGAGGAGGAGATTGAAGATGCATGCCGTAAAATTACGAAGGAAGTAAATAATATGGGTGATCAGGTTGGTCCTGTGAAAGTTGTGCCTCTTTATTCTACATTACCCCCAGCAATGCAGCAGAAAATTTTTGAGCCCGCCCCGGCGCCGCTTAAAGAGGATGGCCCCGCTGGAAGGAAAATAGTCGTCTCCACTAACATCGCAGAAACTTCTCTGACCATTGATGGTATAGTTTATGTCATTGATCCTGGATTTTCAAAACAGAAGGTTTATAACCCACGGATACGTGTAGAGTCTTTACTAGTCTCTCCAATATCCAAGGCAAGTGCTCATCAAAGATCTGGTCGTGCTGGTAGAACGCAGCCAGGAAAGTGCTTCCGACTTTACACAGAGAAGAGTTTCCACAATGACTTACAACCACAGACTTACCCAGAGATTCTGCGTTCTAATCTTGCAAATACGGTTCTTACCTTGAAGAAGCTTGGGATTGATGATCTAGTCCATTTTGACTTCATGGACCCTCCTGCACCTGAGACTTTGATGCGAGCTTTAGAGGTTTTGAACTACTTGGGTGCCCTGGATGATGATGGTAATTTGACAAAATTAGGTGAAATCATGAGCGAGTTTCCGTTGGATCCTCAGATGTCGAAGATGCTTGTTGTTAGTCCAGAATTTAACTGTTCTAATGAGATCCTCTCGATATCTGCCATGCTTTCAG TACCCAATTGCTTTCTCCGGCCTAGGGAGGCTCAAAAAGCCGCAGATGAAGCCAAGGCTCGGTTCGGCCACATTGATGGGGATCACCTTACGCTCCTGAACGTGTATCATGCGTACAAACAAAACA ATGAAGATCCTCAATGGTGCTACGAGAATTTCGTTAACCACAGGGCGCTTAAGGCGGCTGACAACGTGCGGCAACAGCTCGTGCGCATTATGGCAAGATTTAACCTTAAGCTGTGCAGCACGGATTTCAACAGCCGTGATTACTATGTGAACATCAGGAAAGCTTTGCTTGCGGGATACTTTATGCAGGTGGCTCATCTAGAACGAACAGGTCACTACTTGACAGTGAAAGATAATCAG GTggttcatcttcatccttcgaACTGCATGGGTCATAAGCCTGAGTGGGTCATCTACAATGAGTATGTCTTAACCAGCAGGAATTTCATCCGCACCGTCACTGATGTTCGAGGAGAATG
- the LOC109724440 gene encoding probable pre-mRNA-splicing factor ATP-dependent RNA helicase DEAH2 isoform X2 yields the protein MERKRKVSLFDVVDETSVSAKLARSSNGSAAPAAPGAVVNPAINRWTGRPYSARYFEILEKRRTLPVWHQKEEFLQVLRANQTLILVGETGSGKTTQIPQFVLEADDLGKRPVVACTQPRRVAAMSVSRRVAEEMDVTIGEEVGYSIRFEDCSSHKTILKYLTDGMLLREAMADPLLERYKVIILDEAHERTLATDVLFGLLKEVLKNRPDLKLVVMSATLEAEKFQGYFSGAPLMKVPGRLHPVEIFYTQDPERDYMEAAIRTVVQIHMCEPPGDILVFLTGEEEIEDACRKITKEVNNMGDQVGPVKVVPLYSTLPPAMQQKIFEPAPAPLKEDGPAGRKIVVSTNIAETSLTIDGIVYVIDPGFSKQKVYNPRIRVESLLVSPISKASAHQRSGRAGRTQPGKCFRLYTEKSFHNDLQPQTYPEILRSNLANTVLTLKKLGIDDLVHFDFMDPPAPETLMRALEVLNYLGALDDDGNLTKLGEIMSEFPLDPQMSKMLVVSPEFNCSNEILSISAMLSDSCSFVSYSLSKQMVFVFASLCNLLTYRGPRL from the exons ATGGAGCGGAAGCGGAAGGTGAGCCTCTTCGACGTCGTCGACGAGACCTCCGTCTCGGCGAAGCTCGCGAGGTCCAGCAATGGCTCCGCTGCCCCCGCTGCCCCCGGTGCCGTGGTGAACCCGGCGATCAATAGGTGGACCGGGCGCCCGTACTCTGCGAGGTACTTCGAGATCCTGGAGAAGAGGAGGACGCTCCCCGTGTGGCACCAGAAGGAGGAGTTCTTGCAGGTTCTCAGGGCGAATCAAACGCTTATCCTGGTTGGAGAGACGGGTAGCGGGAAGACCACTCAG ATTCCTCAATTTGTTCTGGAAGCTGATGACTTGGGTAAGCGTCCGGTTGTTGCTTGCACCCAACCTCGTAGAGTTGCTGCCATGTCTGTTTCTCGTCGAGTGGCAGAGGAGATGGATGTGACAATCGGAGAGGAAGTCGGTTATAGCATTCGGTTTGAAGATTGTAGTAGTCATAAAACTATTCTCAA GTACCTAACCGATGGTATGCTTTTGAGAGAAGCGATGGCTGATCCACTTCTCGAGAGATATAAGGTGATAATTCTTGATGAAGCCCATGAGCGAACTTTGGCAACAGATGTTCTGTTTGGGCTTCTGAAAGAAGTTCTGAAGAACAGGCCCGACCTTAAACTTGTTGTGATGAGTGCAACACTAGAAGCTGAGAAATTTCAAGGTTACTTCAGTGGCGCACCATTAATGAAAGTGCCTGGACGCCTGCATcctgttgaaattttttatacacaGGATCCTGAAAGAGATTATATGGAAGCTGCCATCAGAACAGTTGTGCAGATACACATGTGCGAGCCTCCAGGTGACATACTAGTGTTCCTTACTGGAGAGGAGGAGATTGAAGATGCATGCCGTAAAATTACGAAGGAAGTAAATAATATGGGTGATCAGGTTGGTCCTGTGAAAGTTGTGCCTCTTTATTCTACATTACCCCCAGCAATGCAGCAGAAAATTTTTGAGCCCGCCCCGGCGCCGCTTAAAGAGGATGGCCCCGCTGGAAGGAAAATAGTCGTCTCCACTAACATCGCAGAAACTTCTCTGACCATTGATGGTATAGTTTATGTCATTGATCCTGGATTTTCAAAACAGAAGGTTTATAACCCACGGATACGTGTAGAGTCTTTACTAGTCTCTCCAATATCCAAGGCAAGTGCTCATCAAAGATCTGGTCGTGCTGGTAGAACGCAGCCAGGAAAGTGCTTCCGACTTTACACAGAGAAGAGTTTCCACAATGACTTACAACCACAGACTTACCCAGAGATTCTGCGTTCTAATCTTGCAAATACGGTTCTTACCTTGAAGAAGCTTGGGATTGATGATCTAGTCCATTTTGACTTCATGGACCCTCCTGCACCTGAGACTTTGATGCGAGCTTTAGAGGTTTTGAACTACTTGGGTGCCCTGGATGATGATGGTAATTTGACAAAATTAGGTGAAATCATGAGCGAGTTTCCGTTGGATCCTCAGATGTCGAAGATGCTTGTTGTTAGTCCAGAATTTAACTGTTCTAATGAGATCCTCTCGATATCTGCCATGCTTTCAG atagttgtagttttgtcAGTTATTCTCTCTCAAAGCAAATGGTGTTCGTCTTCGCCTCTCTATGCAATCTGCTGACCTACCGTGGGCCTCGTCTGTGA